In a genomic window of Saccharothrix sp. HUAS TT1:
- a CDS encoding glycoside hydrolase family 13 protein, translating to MNWWRGAAIYQVYPRSFADGNGDGIGDLAGLRQKLPYLAELGVDAIWLSPWYPSPLADGGYDVADYRDIEPVFGTLVEAEKLIGEAHAVGLRVIIDIVPNHCSDQHPWFQEALAGKGRDRFWFHEGDEPPNDWQSRFGGPAWSRTPDGSWYLHLYSPEQPDLNWTNPEVRAEFESILRFWLDRGVDGFRIDVADGLVKDFSRPDADLPYSDQDGVHDVYRSWRKVLDEYPDDRVFVGEMWLPDPERFARYLRADELHSAFNFDFLCCPWEPAELRRVIDATLAAHAPVGAPPTWVLSNHDVTRHVSRMGREDTSFDFGRRQHLTPTDLELGSKRARAAIMLTTALPGCVYVYQGEELGLEEVDDLPDELREDPVWVRSGHTDRGRDGCRVPIPWGADGPSWLPRPEHWASLSVAAQTGDPESMLAHYRDVLRLRRAEDALGDGPMRWLDLGPDVVAFARGDDFACVLNLSADPVALPANDGVLLASGPLADGAVPPDTAVWLRTVR from the coding sequence ATGAACTGGTGGCGCGGTGCGGCCATCTACCAGGTGTACCCGCGCAGCTTCGCCGACGGCAACGGCGACGGCATCGGGGACCTGGCGGGACTTCGGCAGAAGCTGCCCTACCTCGCCGAGCTGGGTGTGGACGCGATCTGGCTCAGTCCCTGGTACCCGTCGCCGCTGGCCGACGGCGGCTACGACGTCGCCGACTACCGCGACATCGAGCCGGTCTTCGGCACGCTCGTCGAGGCGGAGAAGCTGATCGGCGAGGCGCACGCGGTCGGCCTGCGGGTGATCATCGACATCGTGCCCAACCACTGCTCCGACCAGCACCCGTGGTTCCAGGAGGCGTTGGCGGGCAAGGGGAGGGACCGGTTCTGGTTCCACGAGGGCGACGAGCCGCCGAACGACTGGCAGTCCCGGTTCGGCGGACCGGCGTGGAGCCGCACGCCGGACGGCTCGTGGTACCTGCACCTGTACAGCCCGGAGCAGCCGGACCTGAACTGGACCAACCCGGAGGTGCGGGCCGAGTTCGAGTCGATCCTGCGGTTCTGGCTGGACCGGGGCGTCGACGGCTTCCGCATCGACGTGGCCGACGGCCTGGTCAAGGACTTCTCCCGGCCGGACGCCGACCTGCCGTACTCCGACCAGGACGGCGTGCACGACGTCTACCGGTCGTGGCGCAAGGTGCTGGACGAGTACCCGGACGACCGGGTGTTCGTCGGCGAGATGTGGCTGCCCGACCCGGAGCGGTTCGCCCGCTACCTGCGCGCCGACGAGCTGCACTCGGCGTTCAACTTCGACTTCCTGTGCTGCCCCTGGGAACCGGCCGAGCTGCGCCGGGTCATCGACGCCACGCTGGCCGCGCACGCGCCGGTCGGCGCGCCGCCCACCTGGGTGCTGTCCAACCACGACGTGACGCGGCACGTGTCGCGGATGGGCCGGGAGGACACGTCGTTCGACTTCGGCCGGCGGCAGCACCTGACGCCGACCGACCTGGAGCTGGGCTCGAAGCGGGCGCGGGCGGCGATCATGCTGACCACCGCGCTGCCCGGCTGCGTCTACGTCTACCAGGGGGAGGAGCTGGGGCTCGAAGAGGTCGACGACCTGCCCGACGAGCTGCGCGAGGACCCGGTGTGGGTGCGGTCGGGCCACACCGACCGCGGCCGGGACGGGTGCCGGGTGCCGATCCCGTGGGGCGCCGACGGTCCGTCGTGGCTGCCGCGGCCGGAGCACTGGGCGTCGCTGTCGGTGGCCGCCCAGACCGGCGACCCGGAGTCGATGCTGGCGCACTACCGCGACGTGCTCCGGCTGCGCCGGGCGGAGGACGCGCTGGGCGACGGCCCGATGCGGTGGCTGGACCTCGGGCCGGACGTGGTCGCGTTCGCCCGCGGCGACGACTTCGCGTGCGTGCTCAACCTGTCCGCCGACCCGGTCGCGCTGCCCGCGAACGACGGCGTGCTGCTGGCCAGCGGCCCGCTCGCCGACGGCGCCGTGCCGCCGGACACCGCGGTGTGGCTCAGGACGGTCCGGTAG
- a CDS encoding MarR family winged helix-turn-helix transcriptional regulator yields the protein MATTGQKPTSVRVPEVAEHGRVSHAIFRVARLHRMLAGQLLRQAGLHTGQELVMMHLWDCGPQRQADLCAVLGADSPTMTRTVQRLERAGFVRRSPDPTDGRAVLVEPTAASQALRHEVERMWGELEAATLGDLDDDQQAETLRVLGLLECNLVARVQRPAAATGPS from the coding sequence ATGGCCACGACCGGACAAAAGCCCACGTCAGTCCGCGTCCCCGAAGTCGCCGAGCACGGCCGGGTCAGCCACGCCATCTTCCGCGTGGCCCGGCTGCACCGGATGCTGGCCGGTCAGCTGCTCAGGCAGGCAGGTCTGCACACCGGCCAGGAGCTGGTGATGATGCACCTGTGGGACTGCGGCCCGCAGCGGCAGGCCGACCTGTGCGCGGTGCTCGGCGCGGACTCGCCGACCATGACCAGGACCGTGCAGCGACTGGAGCGCGCGGGCTTCGTCCGCCGCTCCCCCGACCCGACCGACGGCCGCGCCGTGCTCGTCGAGCCGACCGCCGCGAGCCAGGCGCTGCGGCACGAGGTGGAGCGGATGTGGGGCGAGCTGGAAGCCGCCACGCTCGGCGACCTGGACGACGACCAGCAGGCCGAGACCCTGAGGGTGCTCGGCCTGCTGGAGTGCAACCTGGTGGCGCGGGTGCAGCGACCCGCCGCCGCTACCGGACCGTCCTGA
- a CDS encoding alkene reductase — protein sequence MSTAFEPFDLAGTKLPNRIVMSPMTRSRAHDTVPTPLMAEYYAQRASAGLIISEGIQPVAAGQGYPHTPGLHTAEQVAAWRVVTDAVHEAGGRIFAQLMHTGRIGHPSLLPGDLHPVGASAVRAEGSVYTGSGMLDFVTPAELSPEGIRETVEGFAAAARNAVEAGFDGVELHGANGYLLHQFLADNTNVRYDEWGGSVANRVRFVVEVVRATSEAIGAHRVGLRISPGNRYNDIAEESHHEVYPALVDAINPFGLAYLHIAEQDERALTLELRERFAGALVLNPFTPDGVTGPADLRLLDDGTADALAFGAMFLANPDLPARLAAGGPFNAPDQSSFFGGAEKGYTDYPALTTAN from the coding sequence ATGAGCACCGCGTTCGAGCCGTTCGACCTGGCGGGCACCAAGCTGCCCAACCGGATCGTGATGTCCCCGATGACCCGTAGCCGCGCCCACGACACCGTGCCGACGCCGCTCATGGCCGAGTACTACGCCCAGCGCGCGAGCGCCGGGCTGATCATCAGCGAGGGCATCCAGCCCGTCGCCGCCGGCCAGGGCTACCCGCACACGCCCGGCCTGCACACCGCCGAGCAGGTCGCCGCCTGGCGCGTGGTCACCGACGCCGTGCACGAGGCGGGCGGCCGGATCTTCGCGCAGCTCATGCACACCGGCCGGATCGGCCACCCCAGCCTGCTGCCCGGCGACCTGCACCCGGTGGGCGCGTCCGCGGTCCGGGCCGAGGGCTCGGTGTACACCGGCTCCGGGATGCTGGACTTCGTCACGCCCGCCGAGCTGTCGCCCGAGGGCATCCGGGAGACCGTCGAAGGCTTCGCCGCCGCCGCCCGCAACGCGGTCGAGGCCGGGTTCGACGGCGTCGAGCTGCACGGGGCCAACGGCTACCTGCTGCACCAGTTCCTGGCCGACAACACCAACGTGCGCTACGACGAGTGGGGCGGCTCGGTGGCCAACCGCGTCCGCTTCGTGGTCGAGGTCGTGCGCGCGACGTCCGAGGCGATCGGCGCGCACCGCGTCGGCCTGCGGATCTCGCCCGGGAACCGGTACAACGACATCGCCGAGGAGTCGCACCACGAGGTGTACCCGGCGCTGGTCGACGCGATCAACCCGTTCGGCCTGGCCTACCTGCACATCGCCGAGCAGGACGAGCGGGCGCTGACGCTGGAGCTGCGCGAGCGCTTCGCCGGCGCCCTGGTCCTCAACCCGTTCACGCCGGACGGCGTCACCGGCCCGGCCGACCTGCGGCTGCTGGACGACGGCACGGCCGACGCGCTGGCGTTCGGCGCGATGTTCCTGGCCAACCCGGACCTGCCCGCCCGGCTGGCCGCCGGCGGCCCGTTCAACGCGCCCGACCAGTCGTCGTTCTTCGGCGGCGCCGAGAAGGGCTACACCGACTACCCCGCGCTGACCACCGCGAACTGA
- a CDS encoding NACHT domain-containing NTPase, translating to MDRSKLPRRRLLVVGAAAVVVVVVVLVVLATNPLEANDAYGSIVAALVALGTAFTGIVLYLRHEEPQPPVDEAAEALVVELLQQWEPEIRHRRQRFGDSRVIPLSWKETDRDVAPDPASLLGGDTRLRSVHLKLDGRLDDNPDRAAEKIARAFTGQSLSRRLVVLGEPGAGKTFLAITLTVGLLREWAPGGQVPVFLSLSSWDPVETTLDDWIVRTLAQTYYGGRERTPRALLARRLLTPVLDGLDEMPEHVRRQAISRVNDTLDGDRPLVLTCRTAEYEDGLAGGAPVLLRAPVVEIRPLGPDDVVAHLRGEPRWAEVVRHVERHPDSPLSTALSTPLMLSLSTAAYRAKDPAELVEPGRFTHRHAVEDHLVDLLVDAVYPEEAPAGPWWRPKPWTAARARTWLTNLALHLHRHGERDIAWWRLAQRVLSPWTAAALGLLVGLPVWLLALVVQSASGYPFASDSGDPVSVLLNSPPLLGTLFGVVVGSLWLVGARRPPGRGLLTADRGGVGFGGGFSTGVLLVLTPGTPLLLAFQTRLGTGYVQITNVVALGAALFGVAVVAGLAVGLHELLLARSDRTSRASPEEFLRQDRRSALSAVVVASLVVGAFSVLAATLGAAVGGHVGQRVAVAVGLPTVVNVHLPPLDTHVPWSLEPGDRPALVAVSAVLAVLFAAALLTTRAWTRFVVARVVVAVDDLLPLRAMTFLEDARRRGLLRVADGSYQFWHVRLQERLVATADDDASSADEGAEPWFVVAGLTVLVLAAVVAVPVWAHEPEECRATGWEAVDDRVVRVVDDEDDSGCFAFLYPQEWQLLERSPGDAALLAELGSPPPPSTVEPVSMTVVGEFDALAPAQWHRALEGVVAARQASRYPQYLYFFYADTDGLRGTAAHEMTSMYYDVGARAVLVGNDRSLVDVDPDRPRRVLGAADRDLAALPEQYAAELVENWLRAGGPDRRLPPGALLDGISDGDCAAMRNVSGDPLEGRDTYDVRGVPLPESFFDQVESCGRVSLLVDQEQAEDLRERPEDVPLVIDVVHVSDESATIEPHCRALLGEDAHPESVATCAAALAVADSFRVTLAPVIER from the coding sequence GTGGACCGGAGCAAGTTACCGAGACGTCGGCTGCTGGTCGTGGGTGCGGCGGCCGTCGTCGTGGTGGTGGTCGTGCTGGTCGTCCTGGCGACGAACCCGCTGGAGGCCAACGACGCCTACGGCAGCATCGTGGCCGCGCTGGTGGCGCTGGGCACCGCGTTCACCGGGATCGTGCTGTACCTGCGCCACGAGGAACCGCAGCCGCCGGTGGACGAGGCCGCCGAGGCGCTGGTGGTCGAACTGCTCCAGCAGTGGGAGCCGGAGATCAGGCACCGGCGGCAGCGCTTCGGCGACTCGCGGGTCATCCCGCTGTCCTGGAAGGAGACCGACCGGGACGTCGCGCCCGACCCCGCGTCGCTGCTCGGCGGCGACACCCGGCTCCGCTCGGTCCACCTCAAGCTCGACGGGCGGCTGGACGACAACCCGGACCGGGCGGCGGAGAAGATCGCCCGCGCGTTCACCGGGCAGAGCCTCAGCAGGCGGCTGGTGGTGCTCGGCGAACCGGGCGCGGGCAAGACGTTCCTCGCCATCACGCTGACCGTCGGTTTGCTGCGCGAGTGGGCGCCGGGCGGGCAGGTGCCGGTGTTCCTGTCGCTGTCCTCCTGGGACCCGGTCGAGACCACGCTCGACGACTGGATCGTCCGCACCCTCGCGCAGACCTACTACGGCGGCCGTGAGCGCACACCGCGCGCCCTGCTCGCCCGCCGGCTGCTCACCCCCGTGCTCGACGGCCTGGACGAGATGCCGGAGCACGTGCGCCGGCAGGCGATCAGCCGCGTCAACGACACCCTCGACGGCGACCGCCCCCTGGTCCTCACCTGCCGCACCGCGGAGTACGAGGACGGGCTGGCGGGCGGCGCGCCGGTGCTGCTGCGCGCGCCGGTCGTGGAGATCCGCCCGCTCGGCCCCGACGACGTCGTGGCGCACCTCAGGGGCGAACCGCGGTGGGCCGAGGTGGTGCGCCACGTCGAGCGGCACCCGGACAGCCCGCTGAGCACCGCGCTGTCCACCCCGCTCATGCTGTCGCTGTCCACCGCCGCCTACCGGGCGAAGGACCCGGCCGAGCTGGTCGAACCCGGCCGGTTCACCCACCGGCACGCCGTCGAGGACCACCTGGTCGACCTCCTGGTGGACGCCGTGTACCCGGAGGAGGCGCCCGCCGGGCCGTGGTGGCGGCCGAAGCCGTGGACGGCCGCGCGGGCCCGCACGTGGCTGACCAACCTGGCGCTGCACCTGCACCGCCACGGCGAGCGGGACATCGCCTGGTGGCGGCTCGCGCAGCGGGTGCTGTCGCCGTGGACGGCGGCGGCCCTCGGGCTGCTCGTCGGCCTGCCGGTCTGGTTGCTGGCCCTGGTCGTGCAGTCGGCGTCCGGCTACCCGTTCGCGAGCGACAGCGGCGACCCGGTGTCGGTGCTGCTGAACTCGCCGCCGCTGCTCGGCACCCTGTTCGGCGTGGTCGTCGGCTCGCTGTGGCTCGTGGGCGCCCGCCGGCCGCCGGGCCGGGGCCTGCTGACCGCGGACCGCGGCGGCGTCGGGTTCGGTGGCGGCTTCAGCACCGGCGTGCTGCTGGTGCTGACCCCCGGCACGCCGCTGCTGCTCGCGTTCCAGACCCGCCTGGGCACGGGGTACGTGCAGATCACCAACGTGGTCGCGCTGGGCGCCGCGCTGTTCGGGGTGGCGGTGGTGGCCGGGCTGGCGGTCGGCCTCCACGAACTGCTGCTGGCCCGCTCGGACCGGACGAGCCGGGCGAGCCCGGAGGAGTTCCTGCGCCAGGACCGCCGGTCCGCGCTGTCCGCGGTCGTGGTGGCGTCCCTGGTGGTCGGCGCGTTCAGCGTGCTCGCCGCGACGCTGGGGGCGGCCGTCGGCGGGCACGTGGGCCAGCGCGTCGCGGTGGCCGTCGGCCTGCCGACCGTCGTGAACGTGCACCTCCCGCCGCTGGACACCCACGTCCCGTGGTCCCTCGAACCCGGGGACCGGCCCGCGCTGGTCGCCGTCAGCGCCGTGCTGGCGGTGCTGTTCGCCGCGGCGCTGCTGACCACCCGGGCGTGGACCCGGTTCGTCGTCGCCAGGGTGGTCGTCGCCGTGGACGACCTCCTGCCCCTGCGGGCGATGACCTTCCTGGAGGACGCGCGGCGGCGCGGCCTGCTGCGGGTCGCGGACGGGAGCTACCAGTTCTGGCACGTGCGGTTGCAGGAACGCCTCGTGGCGACCGCCGACGACGACGCGTCGAGCGCGGACGAGGGCGCGGAGCCCTGGTTCGTGGTCGCCGGGCTGACGGTGCTGGTCCTGGCCGCCGTCGTGGCGGTCCCGGTGTGGGCGCACGAGCCCGAGGAGTGCCGGGCCACCGGGTGGGAAGCCGTGGACGACCGGGTGGTGCGGGTGGTCGACGACGAGGACGACTCCGGGTGCTTCGCCTTCCTGTACCCCCAGGAGTGGCAGCTGCTGGAGCGGTCGCCCGGCGACGCCGCGCTGCTGGCCGAACTCGGCTCGCCGCCGCCCCCGTCCACGGTGGAGCCCGTCTCGATGACGGTGGTCGGCGAGTTCGACGCGCTCGCGCCGGCGCAGTGGCACCGCGCACTCGAAGGCGTGGTCGCCGCCCGGCAGGCCAGCAGGTACCCGCAGTACCTGTACTTCTTCTACGCCGACACCGACGGGTTGCGCGGCACCGCGGCGCACGAGATGACCAGCATGTACTACGACGTCGGCGCCCGCGCGGTGCTCGTCGGCAACGACCGGTCGCTGGTCGACGTCGACCCGGACCGGCCCCGCCGGGTGCTCGGCGCGGCCGACCGCGACCTGGCCGCGCTGCCCGAGCAGTACGCCGCGGAGCTGGTGGAGAACTGGCTGCGCGCCGGGGGACCGGACCGCCGGCTGCCGCCGGGCGCGCTGCTCGACGGGATCAGCGACGGGGACTGCGCGGCGATGCGCAACGTCAGCGGCGACCCGCTGGAGGGGCGTGACACGTACGACGTCCGCGGCGTCCCGCTGCCCGAGTCCTTCTTCGACCAGGTCGAGAGCTGCGGCCGGGTGTCGCTCCTGGTGGACCAGGAGCAGGCCGAGGACCTGCGAGAACGGCCGGAGGACGTGCCCCTGGTGATCGACGTCGTGCACGTCTCCGACGAGTCGGCGACGATCGAACCGCACTGCCGGGCGCTGCTGGGGGAGGACGCGCACCCGGAGAGCGTGGCCACCTGCGCGGCGGCCCTCGCCGTGGCCGACTCCTTCCGCGTCACGCTGGCGCCGGTCATCGAGCGGTGA
- a CDS encoding snapalysin family zinc-dependent metalloprotease codes for MKEALRLVAGALFTTLALVGTVLVGPASAAPAPPSALARTVYYSASGYSAEADQAAQIWNSRVPNLRMVRGGSATIRIYATTGGGSRAYPCGLGCATIYIDARDVAAGNSSLRIVTHEIGHGLGLPDTYNGICSYLMSGGSAGTSCRNPYPNAQEANRVNQLFAGGFSGSTPLKTDVYARG; via the coding sequence ATGAAGGAAGCGCTGCGCCTCGTGGCCGGGGCGCTGTTCACGACCCTCGCACTGGTGGGGACCGTCCTGGTCGGACCGGCGTCGGCGGCTCCCGCGCCGCCGTCGGCCCTGGCCAGGACGGTCTACTACAGCGCCTCCGGCTACTCGGCGGAGGCCGACCAGGCCGCGCAGATCTGGAACTCCAGGGTGCCGAACCTGCGGATGGTCCGCGGCGGCAGCGCCACCATCCGGATCTACGCGACCACCGGCGGCGGCTCCCGCGCCTACCCCTGCGGGCTCGGGTGCGCCACCATCTACATCGACGCGCGGGACGTCGCGGCGGGCAACTCGTCGCTGCGGATCGTGACCCACGAGATCGGGCACGGCCTCGGCCTGCCCGACACCTACAACGGCATCTGCTCGTACCTGATGTCGGGCGGCAGCGCGGGCACGTCCTGCCGCAACCCGTACCCGAACGCCCAGGAGGCGAACCGGGTCAACCAGCTCTTCGCCGGCGGCTTCAGCGGCTCGACGCCCCTGAAGACCGACGTCTACGCGAGGGGCTGA
- a CDS encoding TM0106 family RecB-like putative nuclease, with translation MHSPADLVDLLECEHRSRLALALATGVAGAPAPDDRPSTLATRHGVAHELAVLERFRREGDVVEIAQPAPTHEALTKAAAQTRAAIEAGAPVIYQAVFYADGFHGRADFLVATGRGHEPHDAKLARHATPAAVVQLTAYANALGRHAGPGMHLLLGDGTTRTFQVADFLPLVRDLQTRLRARLAAPAHLPERLWDDERPACATCRFGRHCATGREADRDLSLVAGIRTDQRRKLAAAGLGTIDALANATRADRPATMSASTFTGLRAQAALQVIQDDSRTEDDPIGKVAYEVVAPEALAGLPVPSPGDLFFDMEGDPFALNGEGLEYLFGVVDGDERFTPFWAHTRPQEKAAFERFVDFATRALEEHPEAHVYHYAPYEVNALKKLAALHGTREDAVDHLLRSGALVDLYAVVRKALRVSQRSYSIKYLEPLYMPDARAGEVTTAVSSIEAYEEFLALRDVDPARAEDVLTGIADYNTYDCVSTLRLYRFLLEVRREAGIEPHVAEPSFTAEIEDEIAAQRRAERAERLAAVVDPLLAGLPDNPADATDDERARALLAAAVGYHRRETNPAWWDFFRQVAAPLSELESDSACAVPVSVRSQDWAMPSGRVRKAKREVRVWCDPDRPHPFAKGDQVRLLYPGTPANVTRDAVVLAESAEDLVVLESVAPDDVHGEQPVAVLPGSPVRPTPKDEAVYDLARAVVDGLPELPPHPGVDLVRRTPPRLRTGSLPRGDDLIADVIAAVDALDGSTLAVQGPPGAGKTYLAGRLIAHLIRGGRSVGVTSTSHKAVENVLSAALAAGRELGVAIPTAKRAKGAPAKDCPWEQPRDNPALVRWRDDQGGGHLVGGTAWTFANAALREQPFDVLIVDEAGQFALADALAVSTCARNLVLLGDPQQLPQVVQGTHPAGAEASALGHLIGDADVIPPELGYFLDQTRRMHPAVCAPVSNLSYAGLLHAHPGAAERGIDGVPSGLYVHSVPHSHNTTSSVEEAGAVVGVVRSLMGRMWTDGPNARALDDSDVLVVAPYNLQVRLVRRELEKHGFEHVRVGTVDRFQGQEAPVVITTMTSSAAVDLPRGLDFLLSRNRLNVALSRAQAVAVVVCSPRLVEADIRGVDQLRLVSGMIGLLADARRWAIDGVYAQDV, from the coding sequence GTGCACTCCCCCGCGGACCTGGTGGACCTGCTGGAGTGCGAGCACCGGAGCCGGTTGGCGCTGGCGCTGGCCACGGGGGTGGCCGGGGCGCCGGCGCCGGACGACCGGCCGAGCACGCTCGCCACGCGGCACGGGGTGGCGCACGAGCTGGCGGTGCTGGAGCGGTTCCGCCGCGAGGGCGACGTGGTGGAGATCGCGCAGCCCGCGCCGACGCACGAGGCGTTGACGAAGGCCGCGGCGCAGACGCGGGCCGCCATCGAGGCCGGGGCGCCGGTGATCTACCAGGCGGTCTTCTACGCCGACGGCTTCCACGGGCGCGCGGACTTCCTCGTGGCCACCGGGCGCGGTCACGAGCCGCACGACGCCAAGCTCGCCCGGCATGCCACCCCGGCCGCCGTCGTCCAGCTCACGGCCTACGCCAACGCCCTGGGCCGGCACGCCGGACCCGGCATGCACCTCCTGCTCGGCGACGGCACGACCAGGACGTTCCAGGTCGCCGACTTCCTGCCGCTGGTCCGCGACCTCCAGACCCGGCTCAGGGCCCGCCTCGCCGCACCCGCCCACCTGCCGGAACGCCTGTGGGACGACGAGCGCCCCGCCTGCGCCACCTGCCGGTTCGGCCGGCACTGCGCCACCGGCCGGGAGGCCGACCGCGACCTGTCCCTGGTCGCGGGCATCCGCACCGACCAGCGCCGCAAGCTCGCCGCCGCCGGCCTCGGCACGATCGACGCCCTGGCCAACGCCACCCGCGCCGACCGCCCGGCGACGATGTCCGCGTCGACGTTCACCGGCCTGCGCGCCCAGGCCGCGCTCCAGGTCATCCAGGACGACTCGCGCACCGAGGACGACCCGATCGGCAAGGTCGCCTACGAGGTCGTCGCGCCCGAGGCGCTGGCCGGGCTGCCCGTGCCGAGCCCCGGCGACCTGTTCTTCGACATGGAGGGCGACCCGTTCGCGCTCAACGGCGAGGGCTTGGAGTACCTGTTCGGCGTGGTCGACGGCGACGAGCGGTTCACGCCGTTCTGGGCGCACACCCGGCCGCAGGAGAAGGCGGCGTTCGAGCGGTTCGTCGACTTCGCCACCCGCGCCCTCGAAGAGCACCCCGAAGCGCACGTCTACCACTACGCGCCGTACGAGGTGAACGCGCTCAAGAAGCTCGCCGCCCTGCACGGCACGCGTGAGGACGCCGTCGACCACCTGCTGCGGTCCGGCGCGCTGGTCGACCTCTACGCCGTGGTGCGCAAGGCGCTGCGGGTGTCGCAGCGGTCGTACTCGATCAAGTACCTGGAACCGCTGTACATGCCCGACGCCCGCGCCGGCGAGGTGACCACGGCCGTCTCCAGCATCGAGGCGTACGAGGAGTTCCTGGCGCTGCGCGACGTCGACCCGGCCCGCGCCGAGGACGTGCTCACCGGCATCGCCGACTACAACACCTACGACTGCGTCTCGACGCTGCGGCTGTACCGGTTCCTGCTGGAGGTGCGCCGGGAGGCGGGCATCGAGCCGCACGTGGCCGAGCCGTCGTTCACCGCGGAGATCGAGGACGAGATCGCCGCCCAGCGCCGCGCCGAACGGGCCGAGCGCCTGGCCGCCGTGGTCGACCCGCTGCTGGCGGGCCTGCCGGACAACCCGGCGGACGCGACCGACGACGAGCGGGCGCGGGCGCTGCTGGCCGCCGCCGTCGGCTACCACCGGCGGGAGACCAACCCGGCGTGGTGGGACTTCTTCCGGCAGGTGGCGGCGCCGCTGAGCGAGCTGGAGTCCGACAGCGCGTGCGCGGTGCCGGTGTCGGTGCGGTCGCAGGACTGGGCGATGCCGTCCGGCCGGGTCCGCAAGGCCAAGCGCGAGGTGCGGGTGTGGTGCGACCCGGACCGGCCGCACCCGTTCGCGAAGGGCGACCAGGTCCGGCTGCTGTACCCCGGCACGCCCGCGAACGTGACGCGGGACGCCGTCGTGCTGGCCGAGTCGGCCGAGGACCTGGTGGTGCTGGAGAGCGTCGCGCCCGACGACGTGCACGGCGAGCAGCCCGTGGCGGTGCTGCCGGGCAGCCCGGTCCGGCCGACGCCGAAGGACGAGGCGGTGTACGACCTGGCGCGCGCGGTGGTGGACGGCCTGCCCGAGCTGCCGCCGCACCCCGGCGTCGACCTGGTCCGCCGCACGCCGCCGCGGCTGCGGACCGGCTCGCTGCCCCGCGGTGACGACCTGATCGCCGACGTGATCGCGGCGGTGGACGCGCTGGACGGCTCCACGCTGGCCGTGCAGGGCCCGCCGGGCGCGGGCAAGACCTACCTGGCGGGCCGGCTGATCGCGCACCTGATCCGGGGCGGGCGCAGCGTCGGCGTGACGTCCACCAGCCACAAGGCGGTGGAGAACGTGCTGAGCGCGGCCCTGGCGGCGGGCCGCGAGCTGGGCGTGGCGATCCCGACGGCGAAGCGGGCGAAGGGCGCGCCCGCGAAGGACTGCCCGTGGGAGCAGCCGCGCGACAACCCGGCGCTGGTGCGGTGGCGCGACGACCAGGGCGGCGGGCACCTGGTCGGCGGCACGGCGTGGACGTTCGCCAACGCCGCGCTGCGCGAGCAGCCGTTCGACGTGCTGATCGTGGACGAGGCCGGGCAGTTCGCGCTGGCCGACGCGCTGGCCGTGTCGACGTGCGCGCGCAACCTGGTGCTGCTCGGCGACCCGCAGCAGTTGCCCCAGGTCGTGCAGGGCACCCACCCGGCCGGGGCGGAGGCGTCGGCGCTGGGTCACCTGATCGGCGACGCCGACGTGATCCCGCCGGAGCTGGGCTACTTCCTCGACCAGACGCGGCGGATGCACCCGGCGGTGTGCGCGCCGGTGTCGAACCTGTCGTACGCCGGGCTGCTGCACGCCCACCCCGGCGCCGCCGAGCGCGGGATCGACGGCGTGCCGTCGGGGTTGTACGTCCACTCCGTGCCCCACTCGCACAACACCACGTCGTCCGTCGAGGAGGCGGGGGCGGTGGTGGGCGTGGTGCGGTCGTTGATGGGTCGCATGTGGACGGACGGGCCGAACGCGCGGGCGTTGGACGACTCGGACGTCCTGGTGGTGGCGCCGTACAACCTCCAGGTGCGCCTGGTGCGGCGCGAGCTGGAGAAGCACGGCTTCGAGCACGTGCGGGTCGGCACCGTCGACCGGTTCCAGGGCCAGGAGGCGCCGGTGGTGATCACCACCATGACGTCGTCGGCGGCGGTCGACCTGCCGCGCGGGCTGGACTTCCTGCTGTCGCGCAACCGGTTGAACGTGGCCCTGTCGCGGGCGCAGGCGGTGGCGGTGGTGGTGTGCTCGCCGCGGCTGGTGGAGGCCGACATCCGCGGCGTCGACCAGCTGCGGCTGGTGTCCGGGATGATCGGGCTGCTGGCCGACGCGCGCCGGTGGGCCATCGACGGGGTCTATGCCCAAGACGTATGA